The genomic interval ACCACCCGGGCGAGCCGGAGCCGCCGCACGGCGGTGCACCGCAGGCGTCCGCCTGGGCACCTCAGGCGCCGACCTGGTCGGCGGGACCCGGCGACGGCAGGCCCGGCCCGTTCGAGCCGGCCCGGCCGGAGTTCGACCGCCGGGAACCCGATTTCGAGCGGCGCGAGCCGGACTTCGAGCGGCGCGGACCCGAGTTCGACGGGCGCGGACCGGACTTCGAGCGGCGCGGACCCGAGTTCGAGCGGCGTGAGTCGGACGGGCCGGCGTACCAGCCGGGTCCGGCGCCGGGGATCTCGCCCGGCAACGCCGTACCGCTGCCGCCGCAGGAGACCCGGATCCCCGGGGCCAGCCTGGCGGCGGCACCACCGGCCGACTATCCGCCGGCCCCCAACCGCCAGCCGGCCGGCGAGTACGGCTCGCCGGCCCGGGAACAGGGCGGCTGGGCGCCCGGGGTCTCCGAGGCGGCACCGCAGTCGCCGGCACCGACCCCCGGGGCCGCGCCGGTCGTACCGCAGCCGAGGGTGCCGACCGATTCGGCGGTCGCCGGCCGGGTCTCCGTACCCGGCGTGCCGGGGACGTCGGAGTCGGCGGGCGCACCCGAGCGGGCCGCCGGTCGCGCCGTCGCCGGAAGTGCCGCCGTACCGGCGGCGAGCCGGGTACTCCCGCCGGCCGACCTCGCCGCCGCAGCGTCGGTACCCGCGCCGAAGCCCAGGGTGTACGGCCGCCCGGCCGGCGCGGACGAACCCGACCAGCAGCCGGGTCCGGCGAGCGGACCGGGCGGCTGGGACGACGCCCAGCCAGGATCGCCGGCCGGCCCGGCCGGTTGGGACGGCGACCGGCCGGGCGGCGCGGAGGCGCGCCGGGCCGGGCCGACGGTCTACGGTGCGCCACCGGCCCAGCCGGGGCCGGGCGAGCACGGTGACGCCTTTTCCGACGAGCCTCCGGCGACCCGGGTGGCCGTTCCCGGCGCCCGGACGCCGCAGTCCGACACGCCGAACCGCCCGGCCAACGCCTCGCCCTTCGCCGACCTGATCGGACCCGGCGGCATGCCCGGTCAGGGCCCGGGCGGGGTCGGCGTGGACGGGCCCGGTCCGAACGGGCCGGCACCGTTCGACGGAGACCGCTTCGGCGGCCCCGGACAGGCCGAACCGGACGGTTTCGGCAGGCCCGGACAGGCGGAACCGGATGGTTTCGGCAGGCCCGGACAGGCCGAACAGCACCGCTTCGGCGGACCCGCCCCGTTCGACGGGGACCGGTTCGGCGGTCCCGGGCAGGGCGAGCCGGACCGGTTCGGGCCCGGACCTGCCGGTGGCGGCCAGTTCGGCGGCCCCGGACAGGGCGAGCCGGACAGGTTCGGCTCCGGACCGTCCGGCGGCCAGTTCGGCGGACCCGCACCCTTCGACGGGGACCGTTTCGGCGGCCCCGGCCCGGGTGGCGCTGGCCAGGCCGGTCCCGGCCAGTTCGGCGCGTCCGCCCCGCCCGGCACCGACCGGTTCGGCGGCCCACCCGGACCGCCCGACTTCGGGCCACCGCCCGGAGGGCCGGGCTTCGGCCCGCCGCCGGACGGAGACGGGCCCGGATTCGCCCGGCCCGGCCCGGCGGGGGCGGGACCGACGACGTACGGGGCGCCCGGGGCGGGACCGGGGACGTACGGGGCACCGCCCGGCGGCCCGCCGCAGTACGGCTCACCGGCGTCCGCCGGCCCGGGCTGGGGCGGCTCCGACGACGGTGCACCCGGACGGTTCGACTCGTTCAAGCCGGAGTCGGCGGAGTCGGAGAGCAAGACCGAGCCGCCGACGCCACAGGTACGCAACGGCAAGGTGCTCTTCCTGGTCCTGGTCGCGGCGGTACTGCTGCTGGCGATCCCGCTCGGCACGCTCTGGCTGCTTGGCAAGATCGGCGGCGAGGACGCGGCACCGCCGTTCAACCCGGCGGTGGGCGCCTGCGTCAAGGACTCCGGCGGCACCCCGGTGATCGCGGACTGCGCCGAACAGGGCGTCTTCAAGGTCGCCTCGAAGGTGACCGACAAGAACGAGTGCCCGGCGGACACCCCGCAGACGATCGTCGTACCGGATCGCAAGGAAGTGCTCTGCCTGCAACCGGCGGCGGCTCCGGCCGGCGGATAGCAGCCGGCCGGCCGAACCGACCCAGCGCCCCGCCCCGGGAACCCGAGGCGGGGCGCTGGTCGTCTCGTGCCGTTCCGGGGTGGGTGGGGTCGGGCCTGCGCGCGCGTGTCAGTCGGGGGCGGGCGTGACGTACACGCCCCGGCCCTGATGCCCCTGGAGCACACCCCGCTCCTGTAGCCGCGCCAGCGCCTGCTTGATGGTCGGCGCCGAGCACCGGTACTGCTCGCTGAGCTGGCTGATCGACGGTAACTGGTCGCCCGGCCCAAGCTCGCCACTCGCGATCTTGGCTTCCACGTCCCGCATGACGCGGCGGTACACCGGCTCGGCCGGCGAGGCAGGTGCAGGCATCTGAGGTCCCCCTGGGTAGTCAACCAAGATCGGACCATGAGTGACCTGGCAACACAAGCAAGCCCACGCATCGACGTTGACTTGTCCTACCTGGCAATCTAAGTTGGCTGGGCAGGTCGGGTGATCTCCACGGCGGGCGGCTCCTCCGAGTCCGTCCGCACCGCTCCTTTCGTCGCGGGACGACAACCCCCTGACCATGGCCCGCATCGCACCGTGCCCCAGCCGCAGCGGGGCGCCCCTCGGCCGGAGGATCCCGACCACCAACTTGGCTTACCAAGCTTTACAAGTGTGAGGAGCTCAGATGACGCTCGTACTGACACGCCGCCGCCTGCTGGCCGGTGCGGCGGTTACCGCCACCGCGGCGATGACGGCCTGCGACGACGGCGAGGGCAGCGCCAGCGCCCAACCGGAGGTGGAGAAGGTCTCGATCCTGAGCGGGGCGGGCTTCCAGGGCCGGGAGGCCCCGATCTTCGTGGCCCGGTCCAAGGGCTGGTTCAGCGAGGTCGGGCTGGAGGTGCAGGTCCTGTCGGGCAAGGGCACCACGAGCAACCTGCAGACCCTGGCCGGTGGTCAGGCCACCTTCGCCACGGTGGACGTGAACGGCGCGATGATCGAGTTCACCCGGAACGGCGGGATCAAGGACTTCAGGCTGACGTCCGTACTGCACCAGCGGAACCTGGCGTGCTTCGTCGCGCTCAAGTCGAGTGGCATCGCCACGCCGCGTGACCTGGCCGGCAGGACGCTCTCCTACCTGCCCGGCGGGATCAACTACCTCCTCTTCAGCACCTATGCCCGGCTCGCCGGCTTCGACTCCTCCAAGGTCAAGTGGGTGAGCAACCCGATCGCGACCCAGCACGCGGCGATGCTCGCCCAGAAGAGGGTCGACGCGATCAGCCAGT from Plantactinospora sp. BC1 carries:
- a CDS encoding ABC transporter substrate-binding protein; the encoded protein is MTLVLTRRRLLAGAAVTATAAMTACDDGEGSASAQPEVEKVSILSGAGFQGREAPIFVARSKGWFSEVGLEVQVLSGKGTTSNLQTLAGGQATFATVDVNGAMIEFTRNGGIKDFRLTSVLHQRNLACFVALKSSGIATPRDLAGRTLSYLPGGINYLLFSTYARLAGFDSSKVKWVSNPIATQHAAMLAQKRVDAISQFVPAVESVRTVAKQDLVTLPFTDYIGDLHGSAIGVTTETARNKPDLVRRFNRALLRGLEYAISHPEEAGQIYAAEKETQGQPPAAAVAEVKALRAYVEGISDGPLGHFNEARMAKNIAILQAAGTIPVGLTPGDIIAPDLVG
- a CDS encoding winged helix-turn-helix domain-containing protein gives rise to the protein MRDVEAKIASGELGPGDQLPSISQLSEQYRCSAPTIKQALARLQERGVLQGHQGRGVYVTPAPD